The following are from one region of the Biomphalaria glabrata chromosome 4, xgBioGlab47.1, whole genome shotgun sequence genome:
- the LOC129925801 gene encoding uncharacterized protein PF3D7_1120000-like, with amino-acid sequence MSLKRNFRDDAHQKKSRPLKSYICELRYPLQQLPKHRRNSVPNKRNFKKLRREVFTNKRNFKKLRREVFTDKRNFNKLRREVFTDKRNFKKLRREVFTDKRNFKKLRREVFTDKRNFKKIRREVFTNKRNFKKLRREVFTNKRNFKKLRREVFTNKRNFKKLRREVFTNKMNFKKLRREVFTNKINFKKLRREVFTDKRNFKKLRREVFTDKRNFKKLRREVFTNKRNFKKLRREVFTNKRNFKKLRREVFTDKRNFNKLRREVFTDKRNFKKLRREVFTDKRNFKKLRREVFTNKRNFKKLRREVFINKRNFKKLRREVFTNKRNFKKLRREVFTDKRNFKKLRREVFTNKMNFKKLRREVFTNKMNFKKLRREIFTDKRNFKKLRREVFTDKRNFKKLRREVFTNKRNFKKLRREVFTNKMNFKKLRREVFTNKMNFKKLRREVFTNKRNFKKLRREVFTDKRNFNKLRREVFTDKRNFKKLRREVFTDKRNFKKLRREVFTNKMNFKKLRREVFTNKRNFKKLRREVFTNKMNFKKLRREVFTNKMNFKKLRREDFTNKMNFKKLRREVFTNKRNFKKLRREVFTNKRNFKKLRREVFTNKRNFKKLRREVFTDKRNFKKLRREVFTNKRNFKKLRREVFTNKMNFKKLRREVFTNKRNFKKLRREVFTNKMNFKKLRREVFTNKRNFKKLRREVFTNKMNFKKLRREVFTNKRNFKKLRREVFTNKMNFKKLRREVFTNKRNFKKLRREVFTNKRNFKKLRREVFTNKRNFKKLRREVFTNKRNFKKLRREVFTNKMNFKKLRREVFTNKRNFKKLRREVFTNKMNFKKLRREVFTNKRNFKKLRREVFTNKMNFKKLRREVFTNKRNFKKLRREVFTNKMNFKKLRREVFTNKRNIKKLRREVFTNKMNFKKLRREVFTNKRNFKKLRREVFTNKMNFKKLRREVFTNKRNFKKLRREVFTNKMNFKKLRREVFTNKRNFKKLRREVFTNKMNFKKLRREVFTNKRNFKKLRREVFTNKMNFKKLRREVFTNKRNFKKLRREVFTNKRNFKKLRREVFTNKMNFKKLRREVFTNKRNFKKIRREVFTNKTNANKSRCPSSCQQTLMKDIVTGEQLY; translated from the coding sequence ATGTCGTTAAAGCGAAACTTTAGAGACGATGCGCATCAAAAGAAATCGAGACCACTGAAGTCGTATATCTGTGAACTTAGGTACCCATTACAACAGTTGCCCAAACATCGGCGCAACAGCGTTCCCAACAAGAGGAACTTTAAGAAGCTAAGGCGTGAGGTTTTCACAAACAAGAGGAACTTTAAGAAGCTAAGGCGTGAGGTCTTCACAGACAAGAGGAACTTTAATAAGCTAAGGCGTGAGGTCTTCACAGACAAGAGGAACTTTAAGAAGCTAAGGCGTGAGGTCTTCACAGACAAGAGGAACTTTAAAAAGCTAAGGCGTGAGGTCTTCACAGACAAGAGGAACTTTAAGAAGATAAGGCGTGAGGTCTTCACAAACAAGAGGAACTTTAAGAAGCTAAGGCGTGAGGTCTTCACAAACAAGAGGAACTTTAAGAAGCTAAGGCGTGAGGTCTTCACAAACAAGAGGAACTTTAAGAAGCTAAGGCGTGAGGTCTTCACAAACAAAATGAACTTTAAGAAGCTAAGGCGTGAGGTcttcacaaacaaaataaactttaagaAGCTAAGGCGTGAGGTCTTCACAGACAAGAGGAACTTTAAGAAGCTAAGGCGTGAGGTCTTCACAGACAAGAGGAACTTTAAGAAGCTAAGGCGTGAGGTCTTCACAAACAAGAGGAACTTTAAGAAGCTAAGGCGTGAGGTTTTCACAAACAAGAGGAACTTTAAGAAGCTAAGGCGTGAGGTCTTCACAGACAAGAGGAACTTTAATAAGCTAAGGCGTGAGGTCTTCACAGACAAGAGGAACTTTAAGAAGCTAAGGCGTGAGGTCTTCACAGACAAGAGGAACTTTAAAAAGCTAAGGCGTGAGGTCTTCACAAACAAGAGGAACTTTAAGAAGCTAAGGCGTGAGGTCTTCATAAACAAGAGGAACTTTAAGAAGCTAAGGCGTGAGGTCTTCACAAACAAGAGGAACTTTAAGAAGCTAAGGCGTGAGGTCTTCACAGACAAGAGGAACTTTAAGAAGCTAAGGCGTGAGGTCTTCACAAACAAAATGAACTTTAAGAAGCTAAGGCGTGAGGTCTTCACAAACAAAATGAACTTTAAGAAGCTAAGGCGTGAGATCTTCACAGACAAGAGGAACTTTAAGAAGCTAAGGCGTGAGGTCTTCACAGACAAGAGGAACTTTAAGAAGCTAAGGCGTGAGGTCTTCACAAACAAGAGGAACTTTAAGAAGCTAAGGCGTGAGGTCTTCACAAACAAAATGAACTTTAAGAAGCTAAGGCGTGAGGTCTTCACAAACAAAATGAACTTTAAGAAGCTAAGGCGTGAGGTCTTCACAAACAAGAGGAACTTTAAGAAGCTAAGGCGTGAGGTCTTCACAGACAAGAGGAACTTTAATAAGCTAAGGCGTGAGGTCTTCACAGACAAGAGGAACTTTAAAAAGCTAAGGCGTGAGGTCTTCACAGACAAGAGGAACTTTAAGAAGCTAAGGCGTGAGGTCTTCACAAACAAAATGAACTTTAAGAAGCTAAGGCGTGAGGTCTtcacaaacaaaagaaactttAAGAAGCTAAGGCGTGAGGTCTTCACAAACAAAATGAACTTTAAGAAGCTAAGGCGTGAGGTCTTCACAAACAAAATGAACTTTAAGAAGCTAAGGCGTGAGGACTTCACAAACAAAATGAACTTTAAGAAGCTAAGGCGTGAGGTCTtcacaaacaaaagaaactttAAGAAGCTAAGGCGTGAGGTCTtcacaaacaaaagaaactttAAGAAGCTAAGGCGTGAGGTCTtcacaaacaaaagaaactttAAGAAGCTAAGGCGTGAGGTCTTCACAGACAAGAGGAACTTTAAGAAGCTAAGGCGTGAGGTCTtcacaaacaaaagaaactttAAGAAGCTAAGGCGTGAGGTCTTCACAAACAAAATGAACTTTAAGAAGCTAAGGCGTGAGGTCTtcacaaacaaaagaaactttAAGAAGCTAAGGCGTGAGGTCTTCACAAACAAAATGAACTTTAAGAAGCTAAGGCGTGAGGTCTtcacaaacaaaagaaactttAAGAAGCTAAGGCGTGAGGTCTTCACAAACAAAATGAACTTTAAGAAGCTAAGACGTGAGGTCTtcacaaacaaaagaaactttAAGAAGCTAAGGCGTGAGGTCTTCACAAACAAAATGAACTTTAAGAAGCTAAGGCGTGAGGTCTtcacaaacaaaagaaactttAAGAAGCTAAGGCGTGAGGTCTtcacaaacaaaagaaactttAAGAAGCTAAGGCGTGAGGTCTtcacaaacaaaagaaactttAAGAAGCTAAGGCGTGAGGTCTtcacaaacaaaagaaactttAAGAAGCTAAGGCGTGAGGTCTTCACAAACAAAATGAACTTTAAGAAGCTAAGGCGTGAGGTCTtcacaaacaaaagaaactttAAGAAGCTAAGGCGTGAGGTCTTCACAAACAAAATGAACTTTAAGAAGCTAAGGCGTGAGGTCTtcacaaacaaaagaaactttAAGAAGCTAAGGCGTGAGGTCTTCACAAACAAAATGAACTTTAAGAAGCTAAGGCGTGAGGTCTtcacaaacaaaagaaactttAAGAAGCTAAGGCGTGAGGTCTTCACAAACAAAATGAACTTTAAGAAGCTAAGACGTGAGGTCTtcacaaacaaaagaaacattaaGAAGCTAAGGCGTGAGGTCTTCACAAACAAAATGAACTTTAAGAAGCTAAGGCGTGAGGTCTtcacaaacaaaagaaactttAAGAAGCTAAGGCGTGAGGTCTTCACAAACAAAATGAACTTTAAGAAGCTAAGGCGTGAGGTCTtcacaaacaaaagaaactttAAGAAGCTAAGGCGTGAGGTCTTCACAAACAAAATGAACTTTAAGAAGCTAAGGCGTGAGGTCTtcacaaacaaaagaaactttAAGAAGCTAAGGCGTGAGGTCTTCACAAACAAAATGAACTTTAAGAAGCTAAGACGTGAGGTCTtcacaaacaaaagaaactttAAGAAGCTAAGGCGTGAGGTCTTCACAAACAAAATGAACTTTAAGAAGCTAAGACGTGAGGTCTtcacaaacaaaagaaactttAAGAAGCTAAGGCGTGAGGTCTtcacaaacaaaagaaactttAAGAAGCTAAGGCGTGAGGTCTTCACAAACAAAATGAACTTTAAGAAGCTAAGACGTGAGGTCTtcacaaacaaaagaaactttAAGAAGATAAGGCGTGAGGTCTTCACAAACAAGACTAACGCCAACAAATCGCGCTGTCCTAGTTCATGTCAACAAACTCTGATGAAAGACATTGTAACAGGCGAACAGTTGTATTAA